A single genomic interval of Acidobacteriota bacterium harbors:
- a CDS encoding RNA-binding protein, with translation MNIFVGNFSLDTNEDDLRKAFEPHGEVGSVEIIRQKTTGESRGFAFVEMRSRDEAQAAISALDGAEFMGRSLNVNEARPRVQEYRNDRSRYGSKRPDSRRRTGKKGSRKHRGGRGGHGYGGRR, from the coding sequence ATGAACATATTTGTCGGGAATTTCTCGCTTGACACGAATGAGGACGACCTTCGGAAGGCTTTTGAACCGCACGGGGAAGTGGGCTCGGTGGAGATCATCAGGCAGAAAACCACCGGTGAATCCAGGGGATTCGCGTTCGTCGAGATGCGCTCTCGGGACGAGGCCCAAGCCGCCATCAGCGCCCTCGACGGTGCTGAATTCATGGGCCGGTCTCTCAACGTCAATGAGGCACGACCCCGCGTACAGGAGTATCGCAACGATCGGTCGCGGTACGGATCGAAACGGCCTGATTCGAGACGGCGGACGGGCAAGAAGGGCAGCAGAAAACATCGTGGCGGCCGGGGCGGTCACGGTTATGGGGGCCGGCGGTGA